The proteins below come from a single Actinomycetota bacterium genomic window:
- a CDS encoding acyl-CoA dehydrogenase family protein yields the protein MAKMVGLSEELRLLDGMARDFALNELVQGREERDHYPFAPPCEDVLARAHQVGFFSLLLPEELGGAAEPVQALCLVLEEVCREDASLGGAVFTVALAQELLARAGAVEKLEQIYSRTVSVRDALLAFPSFHNPGDTQPNLAAERHKDGYRLSGGVDYVVLGNIAGKAVLPAKSGDRPGYSLFLVDLQAEGLEGSEPVLSLGLHACPAVDLRLSGVEGELVGEEGKGPDYFEAAVDRLSVAAAAASCGVMKGSFSTALDYARQRIQGGRKIVNWSEVRMILSSMAVKAKVAEMLVREAARAVDGKEPGWRLASRAAALQVQEEATELTCDGIQILGGNGYMQDYGQEKRFRDAKQLQSLMGMVPLRRLRYIRRIVDGESPWA from the coding sequence ATGGCTAAGATGGTAGGCTTGAGCGAGGAACTGAGGCTCCTGGACGGGATGGCCAGGGATTTCGCCCTCAACGAGCTGGTGCAGGGAAGGGAGGAACGGGACCACTATCCCTTCGCGCCTCCCTGCGAGGACGTGCTGGCGCGTGCCCACCAGGTGGGATTCTTTTCCCTCCTCCTGCCGGAGGAACTGGGGGGAGCGGCGGAACCGGTGCAGGCCCTGTGTTTGGTGCTGGAGGAGGTGTGTCGGGAGGACGCCAGCCTGGGAGGCGCCGTCTTCACCGTGGCTTTGGCACAGGAATTGTTGGCCAGGGCGGGGGCGGTGGAAAAACTGGAGCAGATCTACTCCCGGACGGTGTCCGTCCGCGATGCCCTGTTGGCCTTTCCCTCCTTCCACAACCCGGGGGATACCCAGCCGAACCTGGCGGCCGAAAGGCACAAGGATGGTTACCGCCTTTCCGGCGGCGTGGATTACGTGGTGTTGGGGAACATCGCCGGCAAGGCCGTTTTGCCGGCCAAATCAGGGGACCGACCGGGATATTCCCTCTTCCTGGTGGATCTCCAGGCCGAGGGCTTGGAAGGGAGCGAGCCCGTCCTCAGCCTGGGCCTGCATGCCTGCCCGGCGGTGGACCTACGACTGTCCGGCGTGGAGGGCGAGCTGGTAGGGGAGGAAGGAAAAGGTCCGGATTATTTCGAGGCCGCGGTGGACCGCCTGAGCGTGGCCGCGGCGGCGGCTTCCTGTGGAGTGATGAAGGGATCCTTCAGTACCGCCCTGGATTACGCGAGACAGAGGATCCAGGGAGGGAGGAAGATCGTCAACTGGTCGGAGGTGCGCATGATCCTCTCCTCCATGGCGGTGAAGGCCAAGGTGGCGGAGATGCTGGTCCGGGAGGCCGCCCGGGCCGTGGACGGAAAGGAGCCGGGGTGGCGGCTGGCCTCCCGCGCCGCCGCCCTGCAGGTCCAGGAGGAAGCCACGGAGCTCACCTGCGACGGCATCCAGATTCTGGGCGGGAACGGGTACATGCAGGATTACGGGCAGGAAAAACGCTTCCGGGACGCCAAGCAGTTGCAGTCCCTGATGGGAATGGTGCCGCTGCGCCGGTTACGGTATATCCGGCGGATCGTGGATGGGGAATCCCCGTGGGCCTAA
- a CDS encoding acyl-CoA dehydrogenase family protein yields the protein MLRKSDSSLLLREFPDFTDTMHSLVAMEKMPRGVVDECREAVALARRFNRTVARNYALELDRRTQEDPTYLPWELVEEANRWGFFTMWIPKLFGGKGWSLTSIAPFVEELASECLAITNLIGVHYFGFSILVATWNIRLIDQISREVVEGEKTGKPCLVSGAVTEPEAGTDAEEVELLARAKVRCHARRVEGGYVVNGRKIFISNGHLSTWHILIAYEDLERPDESMIAFAVKNGTPGFSFGRMEKKMGQKGCPASELVFEDCFIPEENMLVAASRLEEMKLLSRAARRMKRGPRELSMQLIDFVVSATRPGVGAMGAGVARGALELALQFARETVVDGRPLVNHEWVQCLLAEMYMNAALARLSYMEANYANSMYGMARLLGFKPLYYYHRAMPTSVFDRLMPAANRLDAVTSAYRLLVMGGQSEEEERLASGWASLAKVAGTDLGVKNCQLALELMGQAGLRHDRRAEKCLRDAKLLQIYEGTNQLNRLNVFKCLVAPAAPEARAFED from the coding sequence ATGTTGAGAAAGAGCGATTCCTCGCTGCTCCTCCGGGAGTTCCCGGACTTCACGGATACCATGCACAGTTTGGTGGCCATGGAGAAGATGCCCAGGGGAGTGGTGGACGAGTGTCGTGAGGCCGTAGCCCTGGCCCGGCGTTTCAACCGCACCGTGGCCCGCAATTACGCCCTGGAGCTGGACCGCCGCACGCAGGAAGATCCTACCTATCTCCCCTGGGAACTGGTGGAGGAGGCCAACCGCTGGGGATTCTTCACCATGTGGATTCCCAAGCTCTTTGGGGGAAAGGGATGGAGTCTCACCAGCATCGCCCCCTTCGTGGAGGAGCTGGCCTCGGAGTGCCTGGCCATCACCAACCTCATCGGGGTGCACTATTTCGGGTTCTCCATCCTGGTGGCCACCTGGAACATACGGCTCATAGACCAGATCAGCCGCGAGGTGGTGGAGGGGGAGAAAACCGGCAAGCCGTGCCTGGTTTCCGGGGCGGTGACCGAGCCGGAAGCCGGGACCGACGCCGAGGAGGTGGAACTTCTGGCCCGGGCTAAAGTACGCTGTCACGCCCGCAGGGTGGAGGGGGGTTACGTGGTCAACGGGCGCAAGATCTTCATCTCCAACGGGCACCTCTCCACCTGGCACATCCTCATTGCCTACGAGGACCTGGAAAGGCCGGACGAGAGCATGATCGCCTTCGCGGTGAAGAACGGTACGCCTGGGTTCTCGTTCGGGCGGATGGAAAAGAAAATGGGCCAGAAGGGATGCCCGGCCAGCGAGCTGGTCTTCGAGGATTGTTTCATACCCGAGGAGAACATGCTGGTGGCCGCTTCCCGCCTGGAGGAGATGAAATTACTTTCCCGGGCGGCCCGGAGGATGAAGAGGGGCCCGCGGGAGCTGAGCATGCAGCTCATAGACTTCGTGGTATCGGCCACGCGACCGGGAGTGGGAGCCATGGGCGCGGGCGTGGCCCGGGGAGCCTTGGAGCTCGCCCTCCAGTTTGCAAGGGAGACGGTGGTGGACGGGCGCCCGCTGGTCAACCACGAATGGGTACAGTGCCTGCTGGCGGAGATGTACATGAACGCCGCCCTGGCCCGCCTCTCCTACATGGAGGCGAATTATGCCAACAGCATGTACGGAATGGCCCGCCTGCTCGGCTTCAAGCCACTCTACTATTATCACCGGGCCATGCCCACCTCCGTTTTCGATCGCCTCATGCCCGCGGCCAACAGATTGGACGCTGTCACCTCCGCTTACCGCCTTCTGGTCATGGGGGGGCAGAGCGAGGAAGAGGAACGCCTGGCCTCGGGGTGGGCCTCCCTGGCCAAGGTGGCGGGGACCGACCTGGGGGTGAAGAACTGCCAGTTGGCCTTGGAGCTTATGGGGCAAGCTGGGTTGCGACACGACCGCCGGGCGGAGAAATGCCTGCGCGACGCCAAGCTCCTGCAGATATACGAGGGGACCAACCAGCTCAACAGGCTGAACGTCTTCAAATGCCTCGTAGCCCCGGCTGCCCCGGAGGCCAGGGCCTTCGAGGACTGA
- a CDS encoding nitroreductase, translating to MVETVMEKRHRREAEFGEMYTWYEGMEWNPVERVILERRSVRKYKDRQVPEKLVRRILEAGRFAPSAGNAQPWRFVVVRDWNMLEEMEKYVRFRCRVLKFMLDWESSPLGRLSWLLAQTYIRLMPNKLHPIPFGAIRLIADGKLKLFHGAPTVIFILEDMRGVSKPQVDIGICGQNMVLAAHSLGLGTCWVGFVEILKFGSKWKKKLGARWPYRFAEAICLGYPVGEPDGMVARELHEIDWWENGKKRTVF from the coding sequence ATGGTGGAGACGGTCATGGAGAAAAGGCACCGCAGGGAAGCGGAGTTCGGGGAGATGTACACCTGGTACGAGGGGATGGAATGGAACCCGGTGGAGAGGGTCATCCTGGAGCGGCGCAGCGTGCGGAAGTACAAGGACCGGCAGGTACCGGAAAAGCTGGTGCGCCGCATCCTGGAGGCGGGGCGGTTCGCTCCGTCGGCCGGCAACGCCCAGCCCTGGAGGTTCGTGGTGGTCCGAGACTGGAACATGCTGGAGGAGATGGAAAAATATGTAAGATTTCGCTGCCGGGTCCTGAAGTTCATGCTGGACTGGGAGAGCAGCCCCCTGGGGAGGCTCTCCTGGCTCCTGGCCCAGACCTACATCCGGCTGATGCCCAACAAGCTCCACCCCATCCCCTTCGGCGCCATCCGCCTCATCGCCGATGGCAAGCTCAAGCTCTTCCACGGCGCGCCCACGGTGATCTTCATCCTGGAGGATATGCGCGGGGTGTCCAAGCCCCAGGTGGACATCGGCATCTGCGGACAGAACATGGTGCTGGCCGCCCATTCCCTGGGCCTGGGGACCTGCTGGGTGGGGTTCGTTGAAATCCTCAAGTTCGGGAGCAAGTGGAAGAAGAAACTGGGCGCCCGGTGGCCCTACCGGTTCGCGGAGGCCATATGCCTCGGTTACCCGGTGGGCGAGCCCGATGGGATGGTGGCCCGG